In Phaseolus vulgaris cultivar G19833 chromosome 3, P. vulgaris v2.0, whole genome shotgun sequence, the sequence CCTCCACTCCACCTGCACTTCCGACGCCGACACCGCCATCACCTCCCGTTCCGTTAGAAACAGTCCAAGCAACATCACTGGCCGCTGCGCCCATAGTGATCGAGAGTGGTAGCCCTAATTATGCAGAGGAccctccgagcgcctctacaccgtttgtatctgctggagagggtcctccttccacCACATCCATCGTTGGGGCTGTATTAGGAGAAGATGAGGGTGCTCAAGTTTCTCCAACGCCTATAGCGGAAGTTCCAGCCTCACCAGCACGCCTGGAAGCCCCCCTTGCTGcacaaactcaagagggtggtggtgaaagccAGCATCAAACTCCACTAGCACCTCCAGCATCAGCCTCAAGCCTCCCAGATCCCTTTAAAGAGACCTTGGGACCCTTCGCTGCTCAACTGAAGATCATGGTGGAAGATCTCCCTTCGCTGGTATCAAGAGCTGTGAAGGATTCACTCAAAAAGCTTCAAGAGGAAAACTCTGAGCTCAAAGAGTCAAATCTTATGATAAGAGCTGAGGTTGAAAAGCTCACTTGCAATCTGCTGATgacggaaatggaacattcaaggctggaggatgCTCTGGACGCTGAGCTAAGGAATACACGCAAGGAAGCCTCTGATCTGCGCCAAAAACTACACCTCCAACTCCAAGAGAAAATTGACTTGGAGAGCAAGTTGGTCCCACTCAGGGTCAAGGTGGTAGACTTGGAGGCTGCACGAAAAGCTGAAGCTTCCAAGGTGGAAAGAATTGAGAAGAGATCAGCAGATAGGGAGATCCTTTTGGGGAAGGTCGAGGCAGACAGAGATAAGGCTCTCGCTGAGCTCTCCCAAGCTCATGAGGAAGCTACAAAAGTTGATGCAGAGCTTGCCCAAGCTCGAGGTGAGAGTAAGAAAGCTATTGAAGAACTAGCTCGAGCTCACGAGGAGAAAGAAGGACTGAAGAACCAAATACATGAGCTCGAGCAGAGTGCTGCTCAAATCCTCACCTCTGGGTTCGAAGTCGCTCTGGAGCAAatgtgatggcatttcatgaagttcttcttgaatcaatgtagagtaaaGGGGCGAAAGCAATGAATGaaggtgagcaagatcctcctaggagtggtgttgatcttgtaggtgcatgctATGTGTGGTtattgggtggttcggccagcccaagggaaaagatgaaggaattgaagtttagagcctaggattctagggagaagcaaagttgagcacaaatgggcagcataactttactcacaataaacttgaaaaatacaaggtgtaggctcctccttttataggctaaggaggaccataatgcaaccctaatgctagccaaatgaaatgtaaatgtgaagcacatgggtgcacaaatgagcacatggggaggggtgtgtctagtttttatgctcaccccctccatggtctttctagaatgtcacacaaatatgctttctacactactctaattactaagcacccctaatgggcctttatgtgacaattacaaaggtcttctcttcccaaaatcgtacctttgacccatgtgtatgtgaagctagacggtctagaaggaaacctcatcatggcctagacgctccttatgtagccgctcctcatcatggcctagacgctcctcttcatgggctagacgctccttttttagtctagacgctcctcatcataggctagaccgtctagtcttggaggcttggctttcatcgtgtggtgagcttgggccctcctccatcaaaaTGTCATGCCAATATCCTGAGCTCTGGAGCAAATGTCATGCCAATGTCGACCTTTCCATGTTATCAAtctgcaacgaagtggtggatgggaagattgtaCCTTCTGAAGACTAACTGCCTTTCCCCATCACCTCTTCTTCGAAAACTTGTTGTTTATCCTTTGTTTGTAATGACCAATCTGTGTAAAAACTTGAATTGACACTGCTTATATAACTTTTATTGGTTGAATATCGTCTTTCTATTCACCTCGTATGCCTTTGCCTCTATTTGTTGTGGGGTTAACTAACATATCTTTTTCCACCCTTCacgccgtacctgaactcgttcaagacgagaaggattttatctatctTCACACTGCCCGCAAGCGTGGAAGCTttatctggtcttactgggtcaatattgatgtttcacttaaaggggaaaaggcgttttccatcaaccttcccttcccgccgtttaaggtcacgaacacccctgacttttcaatttcatcttgcctgaactcactctgaggtgagaaggactttctctggtgcctcaacttgcccagggtgtacatctcctcccctctggatgcactgaggacttttaatcttgcctcaatctgcttatgcaaagaggtctttcaatctgttcttgccttcactcgctcaaaggcaaggaggacttcttctctttctcgcctgcactcgctcaagggcgaggaggacttcttcttttGCCTCAAAATGCACGAGAGTGCTGAGGGCTTTTTACTctactggtgcctccgatcgccgaaagacgatgaggtctttaaaacttttaactattgccaccgatcgccgaaaaacgacggGGACTTCAAGACTTTTAATTATGAAGCATGCAATATAACTTTACTGTTGCCCTAGATCACGTAcaagtgataaggtcttttttctaaaaactttcaaaacaataagcatgcaaacttagaagctttaaacttgaaaaactcttctttattgggtggcctcattaaaaaccctccttagggaaaaaagagtgcccccttgaaattgttttaacagaaactattcaaatctcttcatgttcgtctttacttacaaggctttaactgtaatacaatttgagatgtgtggcgttccaagtgcgaggaatcgcccctccttctaacgtctccaagcggtaggcgccgtttccgagcacctcggttattctgaacggtcccgtccacttaggcgataacttgttctgcatctcatacttttgggccttcctcatcaccagatcgccacttctaaactgccttgacattaccttagagttataccttcgctcaatccttctctttactgcttcggccttcactctcgccttctccctgacctcatcc encodes:
- the LOC137839300 gene encoding uncharacterized protein, which codes for MLGKGKVAELRAIARSHKLAAGSQTVPNSVVEIAISQGKTPPRGPTPSRALPAPERKKLALKRPKRKTPHVLSEEEDDDEATEDGLITKRKRVTTSTPPALPTPTPPSPPVPLETVQATSLAAAPIVIESGSPNYAEDPPSASTPFVSAGEGPPSTTSIVGAVLGEDEGAQVSPTPIAEVPASPARLEAPLAAQTQEGGGESQHQTPLAPPASASSLPDPFKETLGPFAAQLKIMVEDLPSLVSRAVKDSLKKLQEENSELKESNLMIRAEVEKLTCNLLMTEMEHSRLEDALDAELRNTRKEASDLRQKLHLQLQEKIDLESKLVPLRVKVVDLEAARKAEASKVERIEKRSADREILLGKVEADRDKALAELSQAHEEATKVDAELAQARGESKKAIEELARAHEEKEGLKNQIHELEQSAAQILTSGFEVALEQM